From one Parambassis ranga chromosome 5, fParRan2.1, whole genome shotgun sequence genomic stretch:
- the LOC114435761 gene encoding uncharacterized protein LOC114435761, which yields MEVTSLCLLLSATLNIHPHRSHFFWYEHIALSCETAALTSGNWTVKRNTSSQTFEPCSAGWGIPQGSSCIVQYAYPADSGVYWCESEQGCCSSSLNITIAGGAVIIGAPPLPVTEGDEVTLSCHYREDENGKATSNFSAKYYKNGVFRGTYPTGTMTFTSVSTSDEGFYTCEHPTQGESPQSWMSIRRRAQPPPLPPPPPPVLSVPRLVCIILLIIVYVVLSVVCVTVHRKWPRARAEAKRVSDQL from the exons ATGGAGGTCACATcgctctgcctgctgctgt cagccacgctgaacatccacccacacaggtcTCACTTCTTTTGGTACGAGCACATCGCTCTGAGCTGCGAAACGGCAGCACTGACTTCTGGGAACTGGACAGTGAAGAGAAACACCTCCTCTCAGACCTTCGAGCCGTGCAGTGCCGGGTGGGGAATCCCTCAGGGATCCTCCTGCATCGTTCAATACGCCTATCCAGCGGACAGCGgagtgtactggtgtgagtctgagcaagggtgctgcagcagcagcctgaataTCACCATCGCAG GTGGTGCAGTGATCATCGGcgctcctccacttcctgtgaCAGAAGGCGATGAAGTGACGCTCTCCTGCCACTACAGAGAAGATGAAAACGGCAAAGCAACCTCCAACTTCTCTGCCAAATACTACAAAAATGGCGTCTTCCGCGGGACCTATCCCACAGGAACCATGACCTTTACATCTGTGTCCACGTCTGACGAAGGTTTCTACACGTGTGAGCACCCAACACAGGGAGAGTCGCCACAGAGCTGGATGTCCATCAGAAGAAGAG ctcagcctcctcctcttcctcctcctcctcctcctgtgttgtcTGTGCCCAGGCTGGTCTGTATCATCCTTCTGATCATCGTCTACGTTGTGTTGTCTGTagtctgtgtgactgtgcacAGAAAATGGCCCAGAG CTCGAGCTGAAGCAAAGAGAGTGTCTGACCAGCTGTGA